A genomic window from Bubalus bubalis isolate 160015118507 breed Murrah chromosome X, NDDB_SH_1, whole genome shotgun sequence includes:
- the LOC102399019 gene encoding histone H3.3A-like: MARTKQTARKSTGGKAPRKQLATKAIRKSAPSTGGVNKPHRYRPGTVALREIRRYQKSTELLIRKLPFQRLVREIAQDLKTDLRFQSAAIGALQEATEAYLVGLFEDTNLCAIHAKPVTIMPKDIQLARGIRGERA; this comes from the coding sequence ATGGCTCGTACAAAGCAGACTGCCCGCAAATCGACCGGTGGTAAAGCACCAAGGAAGCAACTCGCTACAAAAGCCATTCGCAAGAGTGCGCCCTCTACTGGAGGGGTGAATAAACCTCATCGTTACAGGCCTGGTACTGTGGCACTCCGTGAAATTAGACGTTATCAGAAGTCCACTGAACTTCTGATTCGCAAACTTCCCTTCCAGCGTCTGGTGCGGGAAATTGCTCAGGACCTCAAAACAGATCTGCGCTTCCAGAGTGCAGCTATTGGTGCTTTGCAGGAAGCAACTGAGGCCTATCTGGTTGGCCTTTTTGAAGACACCAACCTGTGTGCTATCCATGCCAAACCTGTAACAATTATGCCAAAAGACATCCAGCTAGCACGCGGCATACGTGGAGAACGTGCTTAA